A single genomic interval of Lysobacter avium harbors:
- a CDS encoding efflux RND transporter periplasmic adaptor subunit: MCRRIRTGRFASVRTNAAVALLVLLVAACGRGDVEPQQKPPVLVVLPGAGAATEMSLTGEIRAREESPLSFRIGGNMLERRVEVGDHVSEGDVLATLDPDDQQAQASAARAKLAALEADLKRARADQARYAQLVKDQLISRSNMDAQNAAAEAAQGQVNAARAELRMASNQAGYSKLVAPADGVIASRQAEAGQVVAAGQPVFTLAADGAREIVFAVAENAKDEVQPGKAVQVEVWSQPGKRWPGTVREVSPSADPASRTFAARATVDAPEGALQLGQSARVVIPTNAAGGATFSVPLTALQRQGDGVAVFVVDRASSTLKLQPVSIGAYGNDSVPVLDGLEKDDWVVAAGGHLLREGQEVAPVDRDNRPLGN, from the coding sequence ATGTGCAGACGTATCCGAACCGGTCGTTTCGCGTCCGTCAGGACCAATGCCGCCGTCGCACTGCTGGTGCTGCTTGTCGCCGCTTGCGGCCGGGGCGATGTGGAGCCCCAGCAAAAGCCACCCGTGCTGGTGGTGCTGCCAGGTGCGGGAGCCGCGACGGAAATGTCGCTGACCGGCGAGATTCGCGCGCGTGAGGAAAGTCCGCTGTCCTTCCGGATCGGCGGCAACATGCTCGAGCGGCGGGTCGAGGTCGGTGACCACGTCAGCGAGGGCGACGTGCTGGCGACGCTGGATCCCGATGACCAGCAGGCCCAGGCGAGTGCTGCGCGGGCCAAACTGGCTGCGCTGGAGGCAGACCTCAAAAGGGCGCGCGCCGACCAGGCCCGCTACGCGCAACTGGTCAAGGACCAGTTGATCAGCCGCTCCAACATGGATGCACAGAATGCCGCCGCCGAAGCGGCGCAGGGGCAGGTCAATGCGGCCCGCGCCGAGCTGCGCATGGCCAGCAACCAGGCCGGCTACAGCAAGCTGGTCGCGCCGGCCGACGGTGTGATCGCCAGCCGCCAGGCCGAGGCGGGGCAGGTCGTTGCCGCCGGACAGCCGGTCTTCACGCTGGCTGCGGACGGCGCGCGCGAGATCGTCTTTGCGGTGGCCGAGAACGCCAAGGATGAGGTACAGCCCGGCAAGGCGGTGCAGGTCGAGGTCTGGTCGCAGCCGGGCAAGCGCTGGCCCGGCACCGTGCGCGAAGTGTCGCCGTCGGCCGATCCCGCGTCGCGGACGTTCGCGGCCAGGGCCACCGTGGACGCACCCGAAGGCGCGCTGCAACTGGGCCAGAGCGCGCGGGTGGTGATCCCCACCAACGCCGCGGGCGGCGCGACGTTCAGCGTTCCGCTCACTGCGTTGCAGCGTCAGGGCGATGGCGTGGCGGTGTTCGTGGTCGATCGCGCCAGCTCCACCCTGAAGCTGCAGCCGGTGTCCATCGGTGCGTATGGCAACGACAGCGTGCCCGTGCTCGATGGCCTGGAAAAGGATGACTGGGTGGTCGCCGCCGGCGGTCACCTGCTGCGCGAGGGTCAGGAAGTGGCGCCGGTGGACCGCGACAACCGGCCACTGGGCAACTGA
- the waaA gene encoding lipid IV(A) 3-deoxy-D-manno-octulosonic acid transferase: MRTDLIERLLRGLYSTVLYLLVPLTIYHLIWRGFRQPSYFQRWNERYARYGDSPHTSTLWLHAVSVGEVNAAVPLVNALRRGRPDLHLLVTTITPTGSERVRALWGHDVEHVYLPYDLPGAVARFLRHYRPRAGLIMETELWPNLLFGCRDHGVPAFILNARLSERSLRGYRVLAPLVSRALRTVNTVAAQSMADAMRFVQLGARSAQVVDVGNLKYDVMVPDGLEKFAAECRAHCGRRPVWIAASTHEDEEAAVISIHRRLRERYPDLLLLWAPRHPERFRVVADHSRASGWQVSTRSRAQWPSAGDAVFVIDTLGELLHFYACADVAFVGGSLQDVGGHNLLEPAAAGTAIVTGPHLHNFAEISRQLDEAGALLIGADPMGVGGALEELLGDPAKRRKMTAAGQMLVESGRGALAQTLVLLAPALAAEKQEAA, from the coding sequence ATGCGAACAGACCTGATCGAGCGCCTCCTGCGCGGCCTGTATTCAACCGTGTTGTACCTGCTGGTGCCGCTGACGATTTACCACCTGATCTGGCGTGGCTTTCGCCAGCCCAGCTACTTCCAGCGCTGGAACGAACGCTACGCCCGATATGGCGATTCTCCCCACACCAGCACCCTGTGGCTGCACGCCGTGTCGGTGGGCGAGGTCAACGCCGCCGTGCCACTGGTGAATGCGCTCCGCCGGGGCCGCCCGGACCTGCACCTGCTGGTCACCACGATCACACCCACCGGCTCGGAACGCGTGCGCGCGCTGTGGGGGCATGACGTGGAGCATGTCTACCTGCCGTACGACCTGCCCGGCGCAGTGGCGCGGTTCCTGCGCCACTACCGGCCGCGCGCGGGGCTGATCATGGAAACCGAGCTGTGGCCGAACCTGCTGTTCGGGTGCCGCGACCATGGGGTGCCGGCTTTCATCCTCAACGCGCGCCTCTCGGAGCGCTCGCTACGGGGTTACCGTGTGCTGGCGCCGCTGGTGTCGCGGGCGCTGCGCACGGTGAACACGGTGGCGGCGCAATCGATGGCCGATGCGATGCGCTTCGTGCAGCTCGGCGCGCGCTCCGCGCAGGTGGTCGACGTGGGCAACCTGAAATACGACGTGATGGTGCCCGATGGGCTGGAGAAATTCGCCGCGGAGTGCCGGGCGCACTGCGGTCGCCGACCGGTGTGGATCGCCGCCAGCACGCATGAGGACGAGGAGGCCGCGGTGATCTCCATCCACCGCCGGCTGCGCGAACGCTATCCGGACCTGTTGCTGTTGTGGGCGCCGCGCCACCCCGAACGCTTCCGGGTCGTCGCCGATCATTCGCGCGCATCCGGGTGGCAGGTGTCGACGCGATCACGCGCCCAGTGGCCCTCCGCCGGGGATGCCGTGTTCGTCATCGATACCCTGGGCGAACTGCTGCATTTCTACGCCTGTGCGGACGTTGCCTTCGTCGGCGGCAGCCTGCAGGACGTCGGCGGGCACAACCTGCTGGAGCCGGCGGCGGCGGGCACCGCCATCGTCACCGGTCCGCACCTGCACAACTTTGCCGAGATCTCGCGCCAGCTCGACGAGGCCGGCGCGCTGCTGATCGGCGCCGACCCGATGGGCGTGGGCGGCGCGCTGGAGGAACTGCTGGGCGATCCAGCAAAACGCCGGAAGATGACCGCGGCCGGACAGATGCTGGTGGAGTCAGGTCGTGGCGCGCTGGCCCAGACCCTGGTGCTGCTGGCTCCGGCCTTGGCAGCAGAAAAGCAGGAAGCAGCCTAG
- a CDS encoding efflux RND transporter permease subunit, whose product MTRFNLSAWALRHRSLVVYMMLVVAIAGTFSYLKLGRSEDPAFTFKVMVVHTVWPGATAEQVGRQVTERIERKLMETGEYEFIRSYSRAGESQVIFAARDAMPSSQVPELFYQVRKKISDLRPELPADIVGPFFNDEFGDTFGNIYALTGAGFDYAVMKDYADRIQLALQKVPDVGKIELFGVQDEKIWIELSNTKLATLGVSAAAVQDALQQQNAVVPGGFFETASSRVPVRVSGQFESVEQIRQFPIRVGDRSFQLGDVATVERGFSDPAQPGMRFMGQDAIGIGVAMRDGGDILALGKTLETEFEQLQKTLPVGMALHKVSDQPAAVKESVGEFVRVLAEAVGIVLLVSFLSLGFRTGLVVALSIPLVLAMTFTVMEIFGVGLHKISLGALVLALGLMVDDAIIAVEMMAIKMEQGFDRLKAAAFAWESTAFPMLTGTFITAAGFLPIATAASSTGEYTRSLFEVVTIALLVSWVAAVVFVPFLGDKLLPRIERGAHGHPAPPKPGSLAARWQARRQAWANRHPAFADVLAPLPQDAEQPHDPYATRFYQRFRSWVVWCVRHRWLVIVVTIAAFALSLLMFRFVPQQFFPESVRPELMVDMELAEGSSLRATRAQAERLEAMLAERDDLTNYTAYIGTGSPRFYLPLDQQLPSANFAQFVLMPESLEAREALRSWMIDEIVPLFPDLQLRVTRLENGPPVGYPVQFRVSGEHIDQVRRIAYAVRDEIRNNPHVANVNLDWDEPGKVVRLQIDQARARALGITSAQLSQVLSGSLSGIQVSTYREGNQLIGMVLRGGEDEPIALDQLSTLMVPTASGQSVPLAQVATLEYGFEEGIIWHRDRKPTMTVRADIYDGTQPASVMAQISPTLDGIRDELPYGYSVDVGGSVEDSARGQDSIAAGVPLFLFVVFTLLMVQLRSFSRSFMVLLTAPLGMIGVTLFLLVFRVPFGFVAMLGTIALSGMIMRNAVILVDQIEQDRRDGHETWDAIVEATVRRFRPIVLTALAAILAMIPLSRSAFFGPMAVAIMGGLLVATVLTLLFLPALYAAWFRVKVPESGTMRR is encoded by the coding sequence GTGACGCGGTTCAATCTTTCCGCGTGGGCCCTGCGCCACCGCAGCCTGGTGGTCTACATGATGCTGGTGGTGGCGATCGCCGGCACCTTCTCCTACCTCAAGCTGGGCCGCAGCGAGGATCCGGCGTTCACCTTCAAGGTGATGGTGGTCCACACCGTGTGGCCGGGCGCGACCGCCGAACAGGTCGGCCGGCAGGTCACCGAGCGCATCGAGCGCAAGTTGATGGAGACCGGCGAGTACGAATTCATCCGCTCCTACTCACGCGCCGGCGAGTCGCAGGTGATCTTCGCTGCGCGCGACGCGATGCCGTCCTCGCAGGTGCCCGAACTGTTCTACCAGGTGCGCAAGAAGATCAGCGACCTGCGCCCGGAGCTGCCGGCCGACATCGTCGGTCCGTTCTTCAATGACGAGTTTGGCGACACGTTCGGCAACATCTATGCGCTGACCGGCGCCGGCTTTGATTACGCGGTGATGAAGGACTACGCCGACCGCATCCAGCTGGCCCTGCAGAAGGTGCCCGACGTCGGCAAGATCGAGTTGTTCGGGGTCCAGGACGAGAAGATCTGGATCGAGCTTTCCAACACCAAGCTGGCCACGCTGGGCGTGTCGGCGGCGGCGGTGCAGGACGCGCTGCAGCAGCAGAACGCCGTCGTTCCGGGTGGATTCTTCGAGACCGCCAGCAGCCGCGTGCCGGTCCGGGTCAGTGGCCAGTTCGAGTCGGTCGAGCAGATCCGCCAGTTCCCGATCCGTGTGGGCGATCGCAGCTTCCAGCTCGGCGACGTGGCCACGGTGGAGCGTGGCTTCTCCGATCCGGCGCAGCCGGGCATGCGCTTCATGGGTCAGGATGCGATCGGGATCGGCGTGGCGATGCGCGATGGCGGCGACATCCTCGCGCTCGGAAAGACGTTGGAAACCGAGTTCGAGCAACTGCAGAAAACCCTCCCGGTGGGCATGGCGCTGCACAAGGTGTCCGACCAGCCCGCGGCGGTCAAGGAATCGGTCGGCGAGTTCGTCCGCGTCCTGGCCGAGGCGGTCGGCATCGTGCTGCTGGTCAGCTTCCTTTCGCTGGGGTTCCGCACCGGGCTGGTCGTCGCGCTCTCGATCCCTCTCGTGTTGGCGATGACCTTCACGGTGATGGAGATCTTCGGCGTCGGCCTGCACAAGATCTCGCTGGGCGCGCTCGTGCTGGCGCTCGGGCTGATGGTCGATGACGCGATCATTGCCGTGGAAATGATGGCGATCAAGATGGAGCAGGGCTTCGATCGCCTGAAGGCGGCGGCGTTTGCGTGGGAGTCGACCGCGTTCCCGATGTTGACCGGCACCTTCATCACCGCGGCCGGCTTCCTGCCGATCGCGACCGCGGCGTCCAGCACCGGCGAATACACGCGCTCGCTGTTCGAGGTGGTGACCATCGCTCTGCTGGTGTCGTGGGTGGCGGCGGTGGTGTTCGTGCCGTTCCTGGGCGACAAGCTGCTGCCGCGCATCGAGCGCGGCGCGCACGGCCATCCGGCACCGCCCAAGCCCGGCTCGCTGGCGGCGCGCTGGCAGGCCCGGCGCCAGGCCTGGGCGAACCGGCATCCGGCATTCGCCGACGTGCTCGCCCCGCTGCCGCAGGATGCCGAACAACCGCACGATCCCTACGCGACGCGCTTCTACCAGCGCTTCCGCAGCTGGGTGGTGTGGTGTGTGCGCCATCGCTGGCTGGTGATCGTGGTCACCATCGCCGCGTTCGCGCTGTCGCTGCTGATGTTCCGCTTCGTGCCGCAGCAGTTCTTCCCGGAGTCGGTGCGCCCCGAGCTGATGGTCGACATGGAGCTGGCCGAGGGCAGTTCGCTGCGCGCGACCCGCGCCCAGGCCGAGCGGCTGGAAGCGATGCTGGCCGAGCGCGACGACCTGACCAATTACACCGCGTACATCGGTACCGGTTCGCCGCGTTTCTACCTGCCGCTGGACCAGCAACTGCCGTCGGCCAACTTCGCCCAGTTCGTGCTGATGCCCGAGAGCCTGGAGGCGCGCGAGGCGCTGCGCAGCTGGATGATCGACGAGATCGTGCCGCTGTTCCCCGACCTGCAGCTGCGCGTCACCCGGCTGGAGAACGGCCCACCGGTCGGCTATCCGGTGCAGTTCCGTGTCTCCGGCGAGCACATCGACCAGGTGCGCCGGATCGCCTACGCCGTGCGCGACGAGATCCGCAACAACCCGCACGTGGCCAACGTCAACCTGGACTGGGACGAGCCGGGCAAGGTCGTGCGCCTGCAGATCGACCAGGCACGGGCGCGCGCGCTGGGCATCACCTCGGCGCAGCTGTCGCAGGTGCTCAGCGGCTCGCTGTCGGGCATCCAGGTCAGCACCTACCGCGAGGGCAACCAGCTGATCGGCATGGTCCTTCGCGGCGGCGAGGATGAGCCGATCGCGCTGGATCAACTCTCCACCCTGATGGTGCCCACCGCCAGCGGCCAGAGCGTGCCGCTGGCCCAGGTCGCCACCCTGGAGTACGGCTTCGAGGAAGGCATCATCTGGCACCGCGACCGCAAGCCAACCATGACCGTGCGCGCCGACATCTACGACGGCACGCAGCCGGCGTCGGTAATGGCGCAGATCTCGCCGACCCTGGACGGGATCCGCGACGAACTGCCCTACGGCTACTCGGTGGACGTGGGCGGCAGCGTGGAGGACTCGGCCCGCGGCCAGGACTCGATTGCCGCGGGCGTGCCGCTGTTCCTGTTCGTCGTGTTCACCCTGCTGATGGTGCAGCTGCGCAGCTTCTCGCGCAGTTTCATGGTCCTGCTGACCGCGCCGCTGGGGATGATCGGGGTGACCCTGTTCCTGCTGGTGTTCCGGGTGCCATTCGGCTTCGTGGCGATGCTGGGCACCATCGCCCTGTCCGGCATGATCATGCGTAACGCGGTGATCCTGGTCGACCAGATCGAGCAGGACCGGCGCGACGGCCACGAGACCTGGGATGCGATCGTCGAGGCGACGGTGCGCCGTTTCAGGCCGATCGTGCTGACCGCGCTGGCCGCGATCCTGGCGATGATCCCGCTCTCGCGCAGTGCCTTCTTCGGGCCGATGGCGGTGGCGATCATGGGTGGACTCCTGGTGGCCACCGTGCTGACACTGCTGTTCCTGCCCGCGCTGTATGCGGCTTGGTTCCGGGTCAAGGTGCCCGAGTCTGGAACAATGCGACGGTGA
- a CDS encoding TetR/AcrR family transcriptional regulator, with product MNDLRSRGDSGSGPASPHTSKPSSPVGPGRPKDPAKRAAILEAARTLFLQHGFEGVSMDQIAAVATVSKLTVYSHFGDKEKLFSAAVASYCEQQVPHALFERSSRVELRERLLQIARAFHAMASSPEAIAALRMLSTPQLAGSPVVGTFWDAGPGRINQELTSLLQRRAEDGELRLDPIDEAGLSRAASQLLALLKGDAHARLLLGLDGLAEDDVPAHLGSAVDMFLRAYGVADPPAVTT from the coding sequence ATGAACGACTTGCGCTCACGCGGCGACAGTGGCTCCGGACCTGCCTCGCCGCACACGTCAAAACCGTCCAGTCCTGTCGGTCCCGGACGCCCGAAGGACCCGGCCAAGCGCGCTGCCATCCTGGAGGCGGCACGCACACTGTTCCTGCAGCACGGTTTCGAGGGCGTGAGCATGGATCAGATCGCAGCCGTCGCGACCGTCTCCAAACTCACGGTCTACAGCCACTTCGGCGACAAGGAAAAGCTGTTTTCCGCGGCGGTGGCGTCCTATTGCGAGCAGCAGGTGCCACACGCTCTGTTCGAGCGTTCCTCCCGCGTCGAGCTGCGCGAGCGGCTGCTGCAGATCGCCCGCGCATTCCACGCGATGGCCAGCAGTCCCGAAGCCATTGCCGCCCTGCGCATGCTTTCGACGCCCCAGCTCGCCGGCTCTCCGGTCGTCGGCACGTTCTGGGACGCGGGCCCCGGACGCATCAACCAGGAATTGACCTCGCTGCTGCAGCGCCGGGCCGAAGACGGCGAGTTGCGACTGGACCCCATCGACGAGGCAGGGCTTTCCCGTGCTGCCAGCCAATTGCTGGCGCTGCTCAAGGGCGACGCCCATGCCCGGCTGCTGCTCGGCCTGGACGGCCTCGCCGAGGACGATGTCCCCGCCCACCTGGGCTCGGCGGTCGACATGTTCCTGCGTGCCTACGGGGTCGCCGACCCGCCCGCAGTGACTACGTGA
- a CDS encoding TolC family outer membrane protein → MITRPLVLALVVALAPATVAAEDLLQTYELARAGDPQFAAAESGRLATREGAVQARAAMLPQIDGTASYQRSRSEGPATQNQFDPVTGQPISFSGDIETETSTRRLGVNINQMIFDRARFTMLDSQRALARASDFQVDAAGKSLITRTSATYFNVLVQLETLAAAEAAEQALQKQFDFASKRLEVGLAPITDVHEARAQFDSARANTIVARNAVADAYQALTEITGVPVRNLQGLPQDFQPELPVAEGADSWVQTAMENNPALRAKQLQVQSAEADVGTARSGHWPTLYLGGGYSDGKTWGENTFSATGLPGSATRPIDNESRGPQVGVTLSVPIFSGGATQSRVRQAIAQRDVASDQLEQQRRALERNTRNAYQTLVAGVSEVEARRLALVSAQAAYDASQVGLEVGTRTVLDVLVNQRNLFTAQQEFALARYNHLQQRLVLEEAAGTLDIEDVQNINRLLTVNAEADVTSPIQR, encoded by the coding sequence ATGATCACCCGCCCCCTCGTACTCGCCCTCGTCGTCGCGCTTGCGCCGGCCACCGTTGCGGCCGAAGACCTGCTCCAGACCTACGAGCTGGCGCGTGCCGGCGATCCGCAGTTCGCCGCGGCCGAATCGGGACGGCTGGCAACCCGCGAGGGCGCAGTGCAGGCACGGGCGGCGATGCTGCCGCAGATCGACGGGACCGCGTCGTACCAGCGCAGCCGCAGCGAGGGCCCCGCGACGCAGAACCAGTTCGACCCGGTGACCGGTCAGCCGATCAGCTTCAGCGGCGATATAGAGACCGAAACCTCGACCCGGCGCCTCGGCGTCAACATCAACCAGATGATCTTCGACCGCGCCCGCTTCACCATGCTCGACAGCCAGAGGGCCCTGGCGCGGGCCAGCGACTTCCAGGTCGACGCCGCGGGCAAGAGCCTGATCACGCGCACCTCGGCGACCTACTTCAACGTACTGGTGCAGCTGGAAACCCTGGCCGCTGCCGAAGCCGCCGAGCAGGCGCTGCAGAAGCAGTTCGACTTCGCGTCCAAGCGCCTCGAGGTCGGCCTGGCTCCGATCACCGATGTGCACGAGGCGCGTGCCCAGTTCGACAGCGCGCGTGCCAACACCATCGTCGCCCGCAACGCCGTGGCCGACGCCTATCAGGCGCTGACCGAGATCACCGGCGTTCCGGTGCGCAACCTGCAGGGTCTGCCGCAGGACTTCCAGCCCGAGCTGCCGGTCGCCGAAGGCGCTGACAGCTGGGTCCAGACCGCGATGGAAAACAACCCCGCGTTGCGGGCCAAACAGCTCCAGGTCCAGTCCGCCGAGGCCGACGTCGGTACCGCGCGCTCCGGCCATTGGCCAACGCTCTACCTGGGCGGCGGCTACTCGGACGGCAAGACCTGGGGTGAAAACACCTTCAGCGCGACCGGCTTGCCAGGCTCGGCGACCCGACCGATCGACAACGAAAGCCGCGGTCCGCAGGTCGGCGTCACCCTATCGGTGCCGATCTTCTCCGGCGGCGCGACCCAGTCACGCGTGCGCCAGGCCATCGCCCAGCGTGACGTCGCCAGCGACCAGCTCGAGCAGCAGCGGCGCGCGCTGGAACGCAACACACGCAACGCCTACCAGACCCTGGTTGCCGGTGTCAGCGAAGTGGAAGCGCGGCGACTGGCGCTGGTCTCCGCCCAGGCCGCCTACGACGCCTCCCAGGTCGGCCTGGAAGTCGGCACCCGAACGGTGCTGGACGTGCTCGTGAACCAGCGCAACCTGTTCACCGCCCAGCAGGAATTCGCCCTGGCCCGCTACAACCACCTGCAGCAGCGCCTCGTGCTGGAGGAAGCCGCCGGCACCCTGGATATCGAAGACGTGCAGAACATCAACCGTCTGTTGACGGTGAACGCCGAGGCCGATGTGACCTCGCCGATCCAGCGCTAG
- a CDS encoding protein-L-isoaspartate O-methyltransferase family protein has protein sequence MIDYAAARDLMVEQQIRPWNVLDARVLDVLATMPREPFVPAAHRNLAYADTNLPLPQGQVMLKPVIQGRILQSLLLQPDEDVLEIGTGSGYLTACLSRLARDVVSIEKHAELAGLGLANLTARAIANIEVVHADAFSYRPARQFDAVCVTGAVDTIPMSFLEWLKPGGRMLVVRGRPPVMEAVVVHVDVNGSRIESLFETDIPYLAGAAPVPAFEF, from the coding sequence ATGATTGACTACGCAGCGGCCAGGGACTTGATGGTCGAGCAGCAGATCCGTCCATGGAACGTGCTGGATGCACGCGTACTGGACGTGCTGGCAACCATGCCGCGCGAGCCGTTCGTCCCGGCCGCGCACCGCAACCTGGCCTATGCCGATACCAACCTGCCATTGCCGCAGGGTCAGGTGATGCTCAAGCCCGTCATCCAGGGCCGCATCCTGCAGTCGCTGCTGCTGCAGCCCGATGAGGACGTGCTGGAGATCGGCACCGGCAGCGGCTACCTCACCGCCTGCCTGTCGCGCCTGGCGCGCGACGTGGTCAGCATCGAGAAGCATGCCGAGCTCGCTGGCCTGGGACTGGCCAACCTGACGGCACGCGCGATCGCCAACATCGAAGTGGTCCACGCGGATGCGTTCTCCTACCGTCCCGCCCGCCAGTTCGACGCGGTCTGCGTGACCGGCGCCGTGGACACCATCCCGATGTCGTTCCTGGAATGGCTCAAGCCTGGCGGACGCATGCTCGTCGTGCGCGGCCGCCCGCCGGTGATGGAAGCTGTCGTGGTGCATGTTGACGTCAACGGATCGCGTATCGAGTCGTTGTTTGAGACCGATATTCCCTATCTGGCCGGTGCGGCACCCGTACCCGCTTTCGAATTCTGA
- the lpxL gene encoding LpxL/LpxP family Kdo(2)-lipid IV(A) lauroyl/palmitoleoyl acyltransferase, translated as MAAKPPLRDRDRSVASPTSPGPAPLSPRHWPAWLGLGVLLLAARLPWGLQRALGAGVGALALRFAGDRRRAAQTNLELCFPAMDEAERESLLRNHFRDLGIGLFEFARAWWGSVEPMRRTARIEGLEAVEAIRASGRGVLLVSGHFMTLEICGRLMCDHLPLAGMYRRHRGAVMEWAVKRGRLGHASAMFANAELRPAMRHLKQGGLLWYAPDQDMRGKDTVFAPFFGVPAATITATHQFARLTGCAVVPFFHRREGADYVLRLGAQLEDFPSSDAVADSTRVNAAIEAMVREAPSQYLWIHRRFKRRPPGASSPYPPR; from the coding sequence ATGGCTGCAAAACCTCCTCTGCGCGACCGTGATCGCAGCGTCGCAAGCCCGACCTCTCCCGGCCCGGCGCCGCTCAGCCCGCGGCATTGGCCGGCGTGGCTCGGGCTGGGCGTGCTCTTGCTCGCCGCGCGCTTGCCGTGGGGCTTGCAGCGCGCGCTGGGCGCCGGAGTCGGCGCGCTCGCGTTGCGTTTTGCGGGCGATCGCCGGCGCGCTGCGCAGACCAACCTGGAACTGTGCTTTCCCGCGATGGACGAGGCGGAACGAGAAAGTCTGCTGCGGAACCATTTCCGTGACCTGGGCATCGGCCTGTTCGAGTTCGCGCGCGCCTGGTGGGGATCCGTCGAGCCTATGCGGCGAACGGCGCGCATCGAAGGTCTGGAGGCGGTCGAGGCGATCCGCGCCAGCGGTCGCGGCGTGCTGCTGGTGTCGGGCCATTTCATGACCCTGGAGATCTGCGGCCGGCTGATGTGCGACCACCTGCCATTGGCCGGCATGTACCGGCGCCACCGCGGTGCGGTGATGGAGTGGGCGGTCAAGCGCGGTCGCCTGGGCCACGCCAGCGCGATGTTCGCCAATGCCGAGCTGCGGCCCGCCATGCGCCACCTCAAGCAGGGCGGGCTGCTCTGGTATGCGCCCGACCAGGACATGCGCGGCAAGGACACCGTGTTCGCACCGTTCTTCGGCGTGCCGGCAGCCACCATCACCGCCACCCACCAGTTCGCCCGCCTGACCGGGTGCGCGGTGGTGCCTTTCTTCCATCGCCGCGAAGGCGCCGACTACGTACTGCGACTGGGTGCGCAGCTGGAAGACTTCCCTTCCAGCGATGCAGTCGCCGACAGCACCCGTGTCAACGCGGCAATCGAGGCGATGGTGCGCGAGGCGCCCAGCCAGTACCTGTGGATCCACCGGCGCTTCAAACGCCGGCCGCCGGGCGCCAGTTCGCCCTACCCGCCGCGCTAG